Sequence from the Desulfovibrio sp. UIB00 genome:
CCCCGGCGCTTAAAAGCGATTTCAGGGTGCGCCTCAAGGTCACGGTTAACGGGCGTGGGCAGGTTGAAGACTGCAAACCGGTCAAATCCTCGGGTCTGGAGGCTTTTGACAGTTCTGTATGCGGTGCGGTGCGGCAGGTTGGTTCTTTTGGAACACCGCCTTACGGCGCGCCCATGGACGTTCATCTGACATTCTGGAACGGCACCCCCAAGGGCAAGCCCAAGGCGGAAACCCTCAGTTCGGAAGAAGCGCTGCGGGCCGAGGTCAAGGCCAGAAACAAGGCCGAAGCCGCGCTTGGCGACACAAGAGCCGAAGCTGCTGAAGACCGCGCCCGAGAAAGAGCCGAAGCCATTGCCAGGGCCAACGGCAAGGACGCGCCGGAAGTAAGGGCCGCGCCGGTGGCCCCTGCATCGGCCCCCAAGGCAAATGCTGAAAGCAAGAAAAAGGGCGCAAAGGCTCCGGCCACGGCTCAGGCTGACAACGCACCAGCCACGCAGCTTATCGGCAGGAGCAGCCCCACCGCAGGAGAACAGGCCGCCCCTGCGGCAAAAGAAAAGCCAGCCCGGCAGGTGGACAATCTGCCCACCTATGGCGATCCGGACATGGAAGCCGCATCAGCGGCAGCGTCGGCTCAGACTCAGGCAAAAGAACAGCCCCCGGCAAAAACCGATGCAGCCCCCACGCCCTCTGACCGGGCCACGGTGGCCGCGCCGGGGACCCCTGCGCCAGGGGCAACGGCAGCTGGCACAACGGCATCTGGCGCATCCGGCGTTGATCGTGTAAAATATCGGCGTGACGCTACCCGGCAGGTTCGCGACGCTATCCTGATCCCTGCCGAAACAGAGCCGGGCGAATATCAGACACGCCTGAGGCTTACGATTTCCCCCCAAGGAGAAATCACAGATTTCAAGGTAATATCGCCCACGGGCGACAAGCTTCTTGACAAATATGTGCAGCGAGGCATACGCCGAGCAGGCAGCTTGCCCCCTCCGCCCGCCGAACTTGGGGGAACGCTGGACATCACCCTTACACTGGTGCGCCGCTGAGGCGTGCTGCTTGAACAAGGAATACTGACGCCATGAAAAAACAGCTTCTTCTCCTGACCCTGGGGTTCTGGCTGGCTCTCGGAAGCGGGGCGCAGGCCGCCATGCGCGTGGACATTTACGGTCCGGGGCAAAACATTGTTAACCTTGCCCTGGCGGCCCCCATCAAGGGCCCCTCTGCTGAAGCGAACAGCATGGGCACAGACCTGCAAAAAATCGTGCAGGAAAACCTGAGCTTTTTGCCCTTTATGCGTCTTACCGATCCCAGAGCAGTGCTTGGCGGCGTTGTTCTGCCCGGGTATGAGCCGCCGTCCCTCGATTTCAAGCGCTTCCAGCTTGCCGGGTCGGACATTGTGGTAACGACTTACTGGCCCGAGGGCGACAGCGGCACCCGCCCCGTGCAGATCCGCGCATTTGAAACCAACACTGGCGGGCGACTTTTCGGCAAGGAGTACCCCAAGGTTACTTCCAAAGACCTGCCCGAAGTGGCCGACCGCTTCTGCGCCGACCTGCTTGAAGCCCTTACGGGCAATGGCGCCTTCTTCCGCTCCACGCTTGCCTTTGTAAAAAAGACGGGCAAGATGAGCGCCAACGTATGGCTGGTCAAGCCCACCGGGCGCGACCTGCGGCAGATCACCAACATGCCCGGCGAGTCCATGTCGCCCGCATGGTCGCCTGATGGTCGCTTTGTGGTCTTTACCCACATTGACGAAAAATCCCATGCCCTCGGCGTTTGGGATCGCTCCAGCGGCAAAGTGCAGCGTATCCGCTTTCCCGGCAACGTGGTTATCGGCCCTGCCTTTATGCCTGACAACAAGGTGGCCGTGGCGCTTTCCAACGGCAAGTACCCTGTTATCTTCCAGCTGAACCACGTTTTCCAGAAAGAACGCGTGCTTGAGCAAAACGACTCCATCAACGTTTCGCCCACATTTGACAGCACGGGCACCAAGATGGCATTTACCTCTTCACGCCTTGGCGGCCCGCAGATTTTCCTCAAGGATCTGAGCAGCGGATCGGTCACGCGCGTGAGCAAAAACGGCACGTACAACACCGAGGCCAATCTGTCGCCTGACGGAACCCTGGTGGTGTACAGCCGCATGACCGATTATGGTCACCGTATTTTTGTGCAAGATATGCTTACCGGCATGGAACGTCAGGTTACTTTCGGCCCCGGCAGCGATGAACAGCCCGCTTTCTGCGCCGACAGTTACTTTATTGCGTTCTCGTCCACGCGCAGCGGTCACGGCATCTACCTGACCACCCGCCATGGCGGCGATGCGAAGCAGGTACCCACCGGTGGTGGTTCCGTCTACTTCCCGCGCTGGGGCATGCCCGGTCAGCAAAAATAGCTAAAAATTAACAGATAGGCCTCTTACCCGCATTTTTACTCGATTTTCCGGCCCTCAGGGGACGAAATGGGTAAAAAATATTTTACGAAAGTGCGTCGAAACCCCCTTCCACGCCTTGACAAAAATTGCGGGCCAGATACCATCTGTTATGCGAGGACGAAACGGCCTCGCGTGTGCAGAAAGGAAAGGTATCAATTTTTTTGGAGAATGAGCTGTTCAGGAGGACACACAATGAAACGCTATGCTCTTATTCTCGCTCTGGTTATGGCCCTTGCCGCCGGCTTCGGTTGCGCAAAGAAAACCACCAGCGAACCCGGCTATGACGATGGCCTGACCCCCGAAATGCGTGCGGCCATCCAGCAGATCACTGACGCCCGCGTCTACTTCGCTTTCGACAAATTCGACATCAAGCCCGAATACAAAGAAATGCTGAAGACCAAGGCCGATCTGCTGAAGAAGTACTCCTCTATCCGCGTGCGCATCGAAGGCAACTGCGACGAACGCGGCACCCAGGAATACAACCTCGCCCTCGGCGAACGCCGCGCCCGCGCTTCCTACGAATACCTGGTTACGCTTGGCGTGAATCCCAGCCAGCTGGAAATGATCAGCTACGGCAAGGAAAACCCCGCCGTGCAGGGTAACAACGAAGCTTCGTGGTCCAAGAACCGCCGCGACGACTTCCGCGTGATCGCCCACTAGTCTTTTTAAGATTAGTACTGAAAGAGCCGCCCTTTGGGGCGGCTCTTTTTTTTGCCCTGCGTACGGCCTGCAAAGGGCTTTACCCAGCACAACCTTTGCACACATATCTGCATCAGCATCTGGCGTTGTACGGCCTGCGCTGTCTTCGCCCCCTTTGTTCCACACTGCGTAGGAACATTGCGTGCAAGCATTGCCGCCCCATCGTGCGCGCCCAGTGCTATTTACCGCCGCAACGTCCTGTCAGCAGAGCAAAAAAATACCCAACTGTTACAGATATATGACTTTGCGCCAGGAACTTGCGGGCAGCGGCATCACAGGATACAGTGCAGACAACAGAGGTTACCTGCATGAAAATTGCCATTCTTGACGGTGCGGTGCTCAATCCCGGTGATGTGGATTGGGGCCCGATCACATCCCTTGGCGATGTGTCCATTTATGAAACCACTCCCACCGAAGCGGTTGCAGAGCGCACCCAGGGGGCAGACGTGGTGCTTGTCAACAAAACCCCGTTGACTGGCGCAAATCTTGCGCAACTGGACAGCAATGTCCGCATGGTTGGCGTTCTTGCCACCGGCTATAATATTGTA
This genomic interval carries:
- a CDS encoding translocation protein TolB encodes the protein MKKQLLLLTLGFWLALGSGAQAAMRVDIYGPGQNIVNLALAAPIKGPSAEANSMGTDLQKIVQENLSFLPFMRLTDPRAVLGGVVLPGYEPPSLDFKRFQLAGSDIVVTTYWPEGDSGTRPVQIRAFETNTGGRLFGKEYPKVTSKDLPEVADRFCADLLEALTGNGAFFRSTLAFVKKTGKMSANVWLVKPTGRDLRQITNMPGESMSPAWSPDGRFVVFTHIDEKSHALGVWDRSSGKVQRIRFPGNVVIGPAFMPDNKVAVALSNGKYPVIFQLNHVFQKERVLEQNDSINVSPTFDSTGTKMAFTSSRLGGPQIFLKDLSSGSVTRVSKNGTYNTEANLSPDGTLVVYSRMTDYGHRIFVQDMLTGMERQVTFGPGSDEQPAFCADSYFIAFSSTRSGHGIYLTTRHGGDAKQVPTGGGSVYFPRWGMPGQQK
- a CDS encoding TonB family protein, coding for MPSQPRTNLSSLCICSSLIAVTFFYVTAIGAFAASAASADQSTYAGNMLDKIIEIWAPPPALKSDFRVRLKVTVNGRGQVEDCKPVKSSGLEAFDSSVCGAVRQVGSFGTPPYGAPMDVHLTFWNGTPKGKPKAETLSSEEALRAEVKARNKAEAALGDTRAEAAEDRARERAEAIARANGKDAPEVRAAPVAPASAPKANAESKKKGAKAPATAQADNAPATQLIGRSSPTAGEQAAPAAKEKPARQVDNLPTYGDPDMEAASAAASAQTQAKEQPPAKTDAAPTPSDRATVAAPGTPAPGATAAGTTASGASGVDRVKYRRDATRQVRDAILIPAETEPGEYQTRLRLTISPQGEITDFKVISPTGDKLLDKYVQRGIRRAGSLPPPPAELGGTLDITLTLVRR
- the pal gene encoding peptidoglycan-associated lipoprotein Pal encodes the protein MKRYALILALVMALAAGFGCAKKTTSEPGYDDGLTPEMRAAIQQITDARVYFAFDKFDIKPEYKEMLKTKADLLKKYSSIRVRIEGNCDERGTQEYNLALGERRARASYEYLVTLGVNPSQLEMISYGKENPAVQGNNEASWSKNRRDDFRVIAH